AGCTGCTCGTGCTGATCCTGCGACCACAGGCGATAACACACCCCCGGCTCCAGACGTCCGGCCCGCCCCGCACGCTGGGTGGCGCTGGCCCTGGAAATGCGCTGAGTATCGAGGCGGGTCATGCCGCTGCCTGGGTCGAAACGCGGCACCCGCGCCAGCCCGGCGTCGATCACCACGCGCACGCCGTTGATGGTCAGGCTGGTCTCGGCGATGTTGGTCGCCAGCACCACTTTGCGCTGGCCGGCCGGCGCCGGGTCGATGGCAGCGCGTTGGGCATTCAGGTCCAGTTCACCGTGCAATGGGCAGAGCAATACGTCTTTACGCTCGCCGATGGCATCGCTCAGTTGCTGATGCACCCGACGGATTTCCGCCTGCCCCGGCAAAAACACCAGCAGGCTGCCAGTTTCATCGTGCAGGGCTTCGAGGACGGTCTGGGTCACGCGCTGGTCGATGTATTCGCCGGGCTGGAACGGCCGCCCCCAGCGCATCGTCACCGGGTACATGCGCCCTTCGCTGCGCAGGATCGGCGCGTCATCCAGCAACCCGGCCAGACGCTCGCCTTCCAGCGTGGCGGACATCAGCAAAATCTTCAGCGGCTGTTCAGCTCGGAACAGTTCACGACCGTTCAAACTCAGGGCCAAGGCCAGATCGGCATCAAGACTGCGTTCGTGAAATTCGTCGAAGATCAGCAGACCGACGCCTTCCAGCGCCGGATCATCCTGCAGACGCCGGGTGAGAATCCCCTCGGTGACCACTTCGATACGGGTATTGGGGCCGACCTTGCTGTCGAGACGGATGCGATAACCGACGGTTTCACCGACCTTCTCACCCAGTTCGCTGGCCAACCGTTCGGCAGCGGCTCGCGCGGCGAGACGCCGCGGTTCGAGCATCAGAATGGTCTGCCCGGCCAGCCACGCTTCATCGAGCAAGGCTAAAGGCACGCGGGTGGTTTTACCGGCGCCGGGCGGTGCTTCGAGCACGGCTTCGTGGCGTGTCGCCAAGGCTTCACGCAGGGCGGGTAAAACTTCATCGATCGGCAAAGAAATCATGCTGGCTCCCCAGGGCGTGCCCACAGTAAATTGCGAGTCGCGTTAAAGCTGTGAGCGTGCCAGGCAAGGCGCGGGACGCAGGTAAGGGTCGTTTCCTTGCCAAGTTCCGCAACGCAGCATGGCGCGTTCACAGCTTTAGCCCGGAGGGCCGAACCCCGCCAGGATTCATCAACCTTCACGAGGTGTCGATCTGGAGAAAACAACTTCAATCCTCAACATATTTCGGTAGGGGTGAGACGAGGCCGCAATTTACTGTGGGCGCGCCCTGCCGAGGGCGAGTATAACGGCGAACTGCCGGGCGTTTGTCAGGGTCTTAATTTCAAATGACGACGCTTCGTTTTCAAATGACTCAGGAGATTTTCCATGCGCTTACCTTCTCGCCTGATCGGCGGTGTACTGGTCGCCACCCTGCTCACGCAACTCACGGCTTGCGGTTCGATTTTCTACCCGGATCGTCGCGGTCAGATCGATGGCAAGATCGACCCGGCGATTGCCGTGCTCGACGCCGTGGGCCTGCTGTTCTACGTGATTCCAGGGCTGATCGCGTTCGCGGTCGACTTCACCACCGGCGCGATCTATTTCGAACCGGGCCACACCGCTCAGGTCGATCCGGCCAAGCTCAAACAGGCGGTCGGCCCGGACGGTCAGGTCGATAACCTCAAGTTGCAGGCTATTCTCGAAACAGAACTGGGCCGCAACCTGCCGCTGGACGATCCGCGCCTGATCCAGCACAAGGGCAGCACGCAACAACTGGCGATGTTTGGCCTGCAACCCGCCGCATAAGGAAATCACATGACCACCAGCCCCGAACACGCCCGCCTGCTGCGGCTGGCAACCCGCGCTTCGGTGGCGGTGGCCTGCACGCTGATCATCGCCAAAGCCATCGCCTGGTGGCTGAGCGGCTCGGTGAGCATGCTCGCCGGCCTCACCGACTCGGCGCTGGATGGCGTCACTTCGCTGCTCAATCTGCTGGCGGTGCATTACGCGCTGCGTCCGGCCGATGACGATCACCGTTACGGCCACGGCAAGGCCGAATCGCTGGCGGGCATGGCGCAAGCGCTGTTCATCGGCGGCAGTGCGGTGCTGATTGCGTTCCAGGCGTATGAACGCATCAAGCAACCGGAGCCGTTGGGCGCGCCTTGGCTGAGCATCGGCGTGATCGTGTTCTCGCTGCTGCTGACCGCCGCGTTGCTGACGCTGCAACATCGGGTGATCAAGCAGACCGGCTCCAACGCCGTGCGCGCCGACTCGCTGCATTACCGCTCGGACATGCTGCTCAACGGCAGCATTCTGATCGCGCTGATTCTCGCCGGCATGGGCTTTCATCAGCTCGATGCATGGTTCGGTCTGGGGATTGCCGGGTACATTTTGTGGAGTGCGATCCAGATCGCCCGGGAAAGTTTTTCGGTGCTGATGGATGAAGAGTTGCCGGCGGACGTCAGTCAGCACATGCTCGAACTGGCCTGCGGCGTACCCGGCGTACTGGGCGCGCATGATTTGCGCACGCGGATTTCAGGCAACCACTGGTTTGTGCAGTTGCATCTGGAGTTGCCAGGAGAGCTGACCTTGTCAGTGGCTCACGGCATCAGCGATCAGGCGGCGGATGCGATTCACGCCGCCTACCCACGAGCCGAAGTGCTGGTGCACGCCGACCCGCAGGAAGTGGTCAAGACCGAACGGGCGCAAACCCGGATTCAGTAAGACACCTGATAACCGCGACTGCTCAGGCAATTGCCCTGCGCCTGACGGTAAGCCTGCACCACTTCAGGCGCTGGTTGATAGGTCGCGGTACGCGGGTCGAAACCGCTCTGCTGCACAGCATATTGGTAGCACTGATAACCGTCCTGCTGCACCTGTTCCGGCGATTGACCGTTGGCCGGATAGGCCTCGACGTCATAGCCCTGGGATTGCGGCTGCGGTTGCGGCGGTTGCTGCGCCGGGGGTTCGACTACGACGTAATCCTGAGTGGCTTCCTGATACGCATAGTAGGAACCGGCAGCGAGGAACAGCAGCGCACCGCCGATCCACACTTCACGGGCATAGTCCGGCAGATACTGGGTGCGAATCCCTCGTGGCGGCTGCACGACGATGTAGCGCGGGCCTTGCGGGCGATACCAGTAGCCACCGGAATAGAAGTAGTCCTGACCACGATACGGCACGCGGTATTCGCGATCCGGGAAACGGTCGATCACATGCCCCGGGCGGTATTGCGGGCCTGGACCCCAACCGTTGCCATGCCCGTCCGGGCGACCCGGCCAGCGATTGTCATTGGGCCGGTTGCCGGTTTGCCATTGCTGGTTGTGGTAACCATTCTGCGGCCGCTCGTCGCGGTAGTAACCCTGACGCGGCTCCTGAGTCTGGCGCACGGTGTCGGGCCGTGGCTGGATCGGCAGGTTGTTCGACGGTGGCGCCTGATGCACCGGAGCAGGCTGATTGGGCGCGCGGTTCTGGTTCTGCCACTGGCCATTGTTGTGCTGCTGGCCGTTGTGCTCGAACTGACGGCTGTTGTCGCCCCGAATGATTTCATTGTTCTGCGGCCGCGGCTGATTTTGCGGCGGCGGATTGTTCTGCCCGTGGGGCTGATGATCGCCCCCATGGCCCTGGTTGTTTCCCTGATGCTCAGGGCCGCGTCCCCCATTAGGGCTGCGGCTCTCCGGATCGTCGGCGAGCGCTTGCGCACTGACGCTCACACACAGCAAACCAACACCGGCCAGACGCCAGATGCGCGACTTCATGCTTTTCCTCACTGCGGGTATTAAGAGGGCTTGTAGCTAAGACCGGGAATACGCACACCGGGTTCTGCGACAGGTTATCAGTCACGAAACTTATTTATTGAGGAAGGCTGTGCATCGAGGCACAAAAATCGCAGGCAAGAAAAAGGGAGACCCGTCGGCCTCCCTTTAGAGAACTTCGTCCTGGCTCGACGCTTTTGACGTCGGCTCACCTCACGCCGTCTTCTGGACAGTGTGCAGCTCGGGGGCCGGCCCAGCCCCGGTGGGGGTGGCGGCCGCGGCGGGCCTGATTGGGCGGGCCGCAGTGGACTGTGTTACCGAGCAGTGATTCTGGTGATAAGAATAGGCCGGGAGGCGCGACAGAGGATTGCTAAGATTGCTCAAATAAACACTGCTTGCGCAATTTTTAACCCTGGATAGATAATCCGCCGCAATAGTTACAACCAAGGACTGATTCATGAGCAAACTCGACCGTTACGACCTGAGTATTTTGGCGGAATTGCAGCGCGACGCCCGCATCTCCAACCAGGAACTGGCCGAGCGCATCGGTCTGTCACCCTCCCCCTGCTCGCGCCGGGTCAAGCAACTGGAGGACGACGGCTACATCTCGCGCCAGGTCGCCCTGCTCGATCGCAAGATGCTCGGCCTGAGCCTGACCGCCTACGTGCTGATCGGCATGGACCGGCACACACCGGAGCGTTTCGAGAATTTCGAAGCGGCGATCCGCACCCTGCCGCAAGTGCTGGAATGCAGCCTGGTGACGGGCGTGGATGCCGACTATCAGTTGAAAGTGGTGGTGCCGGACATGGACCACTATCAGAAGCTGTTGCTGGGGCATCTGACCCGGATTGAAGGGGTGACCAGCGTGCGTTCGAGTTTTGTGCTGAATCAGGTGCTCAACAGCACTGAACTGCCGCTGACCCATCTGCGCAGCTGACATCGCCTTCGCGAGCAAGCCCGCTCCCACAGGGAAATGCATTCCAAATGTGGGAGCGGGCTTGCTCGCGAAGAGGCCGGTACAGGCACCCCATAACCGCGGCACACCGACACAGGTCAATGCGCCCACAATCCCCCTCGGCGTATAATCGCCCAGCCCTTTCAGCCCTGTGCGCGCCGGAGATGCCCGATGGATCCTGCAGTATTCGAAGAGTGGATGATGACTGGCCTGGTCAGCATCCTGATCATTTTCATGGGTTTCATCGTCTGGGATCTGGCGAAGAAGTCCAAGGCCGGGCGTTTCGGCTCGTTCATTCTGTTCTTCGTGCTGGGCCTGGGCGTGGCCGCGTTCATCATCAAGAGTGTGGTGATCGGCCTGATCGAATCCGGCGCTCTATAACCGCGCCGGCACTTCCTTCCACTGGCCCTGATCGAGCCCTTCGAGCGTCCAATCGCCAATCCTGACCCGCACCAGCCGTAACGTCGGCAGCCCCACCGCTGCGGTCATACGTCGTACCTGACGGTTGCGCCCTTCACGAATCACCAACTCCAGCCAACTGGTCGGCACACTTTTGCGAAAGCGTACCGGCGGATTGCGTGGCCACAGTTCAGGTTCCTCCAGTTGCCGCGCCTCGGCAGGCAAAGTCTTGCCGTCATTCAGCTCGACACCTTCGCGCAGACGCTGCAACTGCTCGCCTGTCGGCACGCCTTCGACCTGCACCCAGTAAGTCTTCGCCAGTTTGTGTTTCGGATCAGCGATGCGCGCCTGCAACTGGCCGTCATTAGTCAGCAACAACAAGCCTTCGCTGTCGCGATCAAGGCGTCCGGCCGGATAGATACCGGGCACGTCAATGTAATCCTTGAGCGTCGCCCGCCCGCCTTCGTCGCTGAACTGCGTCAGCACATCGAATGGCTTGTTGAACAGGATCAGCTTCGGCTCGACCGGCGGCGCTTTGGCGACACGACGTGGAGCCGAGGAGGATGGCTTCGCACCGGGACGGCGGGAAGGTGGGCGCGGGGGACGGGACATGGGCAAAACAACATCTGGCGATCTGGGCTGACAATGCTAGTGCCCCGACCGCCAAATGACCACGACTAACCGTTAACGGAACGGCGGCTCGTCGAAGCTGCGCAGTTTGCGCGAGTGCAGCGAGTTGAGTTCGGTGCGCAGCAGATCCACCGCCGCGATGCCGATCTTCAAGTGTTGGCTGACCGCGCGCTCGTAGAACGCGTTGGCCGAACCCGGCAGCTTGATTTCACTGTGCAGCGGTTTGTCCGAAACGCACAGCAACGTGCCGTACGGCACCCGCAAGCGATAACCCTGGGCGGCGATGGTGCCGCTTTCCATGTCCACCGCCACGGCGCGGGACAGGTTGATCAGCGGACGTTCCTGCGCCCAGCGCAGTTCCCAGTTGCGGTCGTCGTAGGTCAGCACGGTGCCGGTGCGCAGGCGTTTTTTCAGCTCCTCGCCCTTCTCGCCGGTGATATTGGCCGCGGCTTGCTGCAGCGCCAGTTGCACTTCGGCCAGTGCCGGGATCGGAATGTTCGGCGGCACCACGCGGTCGAGAATCCCGTCGCGACGCATGTAGGCGTGAGCCAGCACGTAGTCGCCGATGGTCTGCGACTGCCGCAGCCCGCCGCAGTGACCGATCATCAGCCAGCAATGCGGGCGCAGCACCGCCAGGTGGTCGGTGATGTTCTTGGCGTTGGACGGGCCGACGCCGATGTTGACCAGGGTCACGCCATGGCCGTCGTTGGCGATCAGGTGATAGGCCGGCATCTGGTAGCGGTGCCAGACCACGCCGGCGGCAATCGCCGACGCTTCGCCGTGATCCATGCCCTTCTCGATGATCACGTTGCCCGGCAGGACCATGCGCACGAAACGCGGGTCGTTGCGCAGTTGTTCCAGGCCATGAACGATGAACTGGTCGACGTAGCGGTGATAGTTGGTCAGCAGAATCCACGGCTGCACATGGCGCCAGTCGCTGCCGGTGTAGTGCACCAGGCGACGCAGGGAAAAGTCGACGCGCGCGGCATCGAACAGCGCCAGTGGCAGCGGATCGGTGTTTTCCCAGTCGTAGAGACCGTCGGCAATGCCATCGGTGGCGGCGGACAGATCGGTACTCGGGAACACCCGCGCCAGCACCGCAGCGGTGACGCCGGAGCCGGCCAGTTCATCGCCCTGCTCGACTACGTACGGGTACGGAATATTCTGTTGGCTGACACCGACTTCCACGGTCACGGTGAAGTCGTGCATCAACGGCACCAGTTGTTCCAGCAGGTATTTGCGGAACGCCTTGGGATGGGTGACGGTGACGCTGTAGGTGCCCGGCAGTTGCACCTTGGCGTAGGCGCGGGTGGTCTGTGGGACTTCGCCCTGACACAGGTAGGTCAGACGCAGCTCGGGATAACGAAACAGGGCACGCTGTTCGGCGTCAGGCTCGACGCGATCCTTGAGGTAACGCTTGAGCGCCGAGTTCAGCGCAGTGGTGGCCCGCTCATGCAGCTCGGCCAGACGATCCACGGCTTGTTCGGCGGTTTGAACGACAATAAACGCTTCGGTCACGATCAGCTTCCTGTGTTCTGACTTGCAGAGCTTCATCTTGCCTGCAACATCGCGTCACGGGAACAGTGGCGTTGTGGCTGTACCCAAATCTTCCTGTCAATGGAGATCCCCTGTGGGAGCGGGCTTGCTCGCGAATGCGCTGTGTCAGTCGACCTATCCATTGACTGACACACCGCATTCGCGAGCAAGCCCGCTCCCACAAGGGGATTTGTGTTGGGTCAGAAACCCTGGGGGGTTGCGCGAGCGACGATGGCTTCGACGTCCAGCCCACGCGGCAATGCACCGTAGACCCGGCCGCCACCACTCAGGCGGCTGGCAATGAACGCGTCGCTGACCGCCGAATTACCGGCTTCCAGCAATAGCTTGGCCTGCAAACCGAGCGCGATGTCTTCGGTGAGTTGCCGCGCCCGATACTGAATATCGCTGGTGTCCTTGAACTGCGCCTGCAACTGCTGGATATGCGCAGCCAGACGTTTGTCGCCATGGCCATCGCCCAATTCGCTGAACAACACATCGAGCACACCCGGTTCTTTCGACAGCGCACGCAATACGTCCAGGCACTGCACATTGCCCGAGCCTTCCCACGTCGAGTTGACCGGCGCTTCGCGATACAGGCGCGGCAGAATGCTCTCCTCGACATACCCGGCACCGCCCATGCACTCGGCGGCTTCGTTGATCATTCCGGGGGCACGTTTGCAGATCCAGTATTTGCCCACCGCCGTCACCAGCCGGGCGAATTGCGCTTCATGGCGATCATCCAGATGATCCAGCGCCTTGCCCATGCGCAGGCTCAGCGCCAGTGCGGCCTCGCTTTCCAGCGCCAGATCGGCCAGCACGTTCTGCATCAACGGCTGTTCGCTGAGCAGTTTGCCGCCGACCTTGCGGTGCGCGCAGTGGTGGCTGGCCTGGGTCAGCGCCTGACGCATCAGCGAGCTGGAGCCGACCATGCAATCGAAACGGGTCATCGCCACCATCTCGATGATGGTCGGCACGCCGCGCCCCTCTTCGCCGACCATCCACGCCAAAGCGCCACGGAATTCCACTTCACTGGAGGCATTGGACTGGTTGCCGAGTTTGTTTTTCAGGCGCTGGATGTAGAACTGATTGCGCGTGTCGTCGGGGCGATGGCGCGGCAGCAGGAAGCAGGTCAGGCCCTTGTCGGTCTGCGCCAGCGTCAGGAACGCATCGCACATCGGCGCCGAGCAGAACCACTTGTGCCCGACCAGTTCATAGGCCTGCCCCGGGCCACTGGCACCCACCGGATAGGCCTTGGTGGTGTTGGCCCGCACATCGGTGCCGCCCTGTTTCTCGGTCATCGCCATGCCGATGGTCACGCCGGCCTTGTGCGCCATGCCGACGTTGCGCGGGTCATATTCGGTGGCGAGGATTTTCGGCAACCACTGTTCGGCCAGATCCGGCTGCAAGCGCATGGCCGGGACGCTGGCGAAGGTCATGGTCAACGGGCAACCGCTGCCTGCCTCGGCCTGGCTGTGCAGATAGCTCATCGAGGCGCGGGCGACATGTGCGCCGTCCTGCGGATGAGTCCAGGGTGATGAAGTCAGGCCATGTTCGATCGCGGTGCGCATCAGCTCGTGATAGGCCGGATGGAATTCCACCAGATCGATGCGATGACCGTAGCGGTCATGACTGACGAACACCGGTTTGTTCTGATTGGCAAGGAACCCGGCCGCCATCAGCGGCCCACCGGCCAGCGCACCGTAGGCATCGATCCGCGACTCGGCCCACCCAGCACCAAAGCGGCGCGACCACTCCTGCAATGGCAGGTCGATGCGGTAAAGGTTGGCGCCATCCAGCGACGGTGGCTGGTTGGTGACTTCGTGGGTTTCGGCGAACTGATGCAGGTTCATGACGGGGCTCCTTTGGTCAGCCAAGGGATTCAGTTAAGCACCGGCCCGTGGCTGATCAAAGTGTCATATGCGCCGAACTGTCGGCGCTTTCACCCTATTACGCGCTGAGCACCCGACGCTCCAGCGCCGTTTGCAGGTCTTCGAATTTCACCGGTTTGTTCAGGTAATCGATGCGCGTGCCCGGTGCGCAATGCTCGCGATCCGTGCCCATGGCCAGCATGAACACCGGCAGATTGGCGCAGCCGGGCAACGCATGAATCTGGCAGCACAACGACGCGCCTTCATGATTGGGCAACTGGCAATCAATCAGCACCGCGTCGAAGGTTTCCCGTTGCAGACAGTCCAGCGCCGCCGCGCCGTTGTCCGCCGTGCGTACGCGGAACCCCAATTTGAGCAGCATGCCGCGCATCACCAGTTGGTTGACGCTGTTGTCATCCACCAGCAACACCGTGCAATCCTGCGGCGCACGGCTGCGCTCGTGCAGCGCGTCCGCGGTTGGTGCCGCTTCGACTTCCGGCAGCTCGAACTCGACATCCAGTTGAAAACGGCTGCCGCTGCCAGGCTGGGAGCGGTGAGTCAGCTTGCCGCCGAGCAGTTCCACCAGTTGCCGACAGATCGCCAGCCCCACGCCCAGCCCGCCGTATTCGCGGGTCATCGAGCCATCAAGCTGGAAGAAGCGCTGATACATCGTCGCCTCGCCCAGATCGGTGAAACCGATGCCGGTGTCGATCACCGCAAACGACAACGCCAAGCGATTGCCCGCCGACGGTTTGCCGGTCACTCGCAGCGCCAGACCACCGACCCGGGTGAACTTGATCGCGTTGTCCAGCAGGCACTCCAGGCATTGCGCCAGTTTTGCGCTGTCGCCGTGCAAGCGATCCGGCAGGGTCGGCAGCACCTCGACTTTGAAGTCCAGCGACTTGCTCGCCGCGTTGCCGTCGAACTGCACGCGCAAGGCCTCGACCACCGCGCGCAGGCTGAAGCTGCCCGGCGTCGCCTTGAGCTTGCCGGCCTGCAGTTCGGTGAGGGTGAGGATGCCGTTGACCATGCGCATCATGTCCCGGGCGGAGCCGGCGGCGGTTTGCTGGTATTGCTCCAGTTCAGGCTCCAGCTCGACGGTCTGCATCAGTTCCAGCGAACCGATCACACCGTTCATCGGCGTGCGCAATTCGTGGGTCAGGGTCGCGAGGAATTCATCCTTGAGCTTGTTGCTGTGGGCCAGTTGCTGGTTGAGCACTTCGAGCTTCTGCCCGGCGTCGAACAGGGTCTGCGCCTGTTGCTCGCGCATCGCGTTGATGCGGTCGGCCAGCGCCAGCGACAGTAGCGCAACTTCGATCGCCGAACCGATCTGACTGGCGTACATGGTCAGGAACACGTTCGGCAGCAGGCCCAGCACCATCAGCGTATTGACGATGCCGCCGAGCAGGAATGCCGACCAGGCAATGATGAAATAACGCGCCACCCGCAAGCCGCCCCACCAGGCGAGAATCCCGGCGGCGAAGATCACCACGGTGAACACCAGCGCCAACAGGGTCGCCAGGCGCAGCGACAATGCGTAACTGGTCATCAGCGACAACCCGACCACCAGCGCGCCGAACGCGATCAGGCCGATCAGCAGATAGTCGAGCCAGCGGCTGTGGGTTCTGGTCTGCAGGAAACTGCGGGCGAACTGGCTGCCGAACAACCCGGCGCAACCGATGAAAAACGGTGTGGCGGCGTTGGCCCACCACGGATTGTCCGGCCAGAAATACTCGACCGCCGCGCCGTTTACCGACAGTTGATAAAGGCCGAACGAGGCGATGTAGAAGATGTAATAGAGGTAGCTGGTGTCGCGCACGCTCAGGTAGATGAACAGGTTGTAGACCAGCATCCCCAGAAGCACGCCATAGATGATCCCCAGCACATACAGGCGCACCGGCTGGTCTTCGAGATACGCGGTGCTCGACCATAACGTCACTGGTGCCTGGATCGAGCCTTCACTGGCCAGGCGCAGGTACACGGTGCGTTGTTGATCCGGCTTGAACTCAAGGTCGAACAGGTAGTTGTTCTGCCGGATCTCGCGACTGGCGAACGGCAAGGCGTCGCCGGTCTGCCGGATCAGGCGGTAGTCGCCATTGGCATCGGCCATATAAAGGTCGAGATGATCGAGCGGCGGATACGCCAGCTCCAGCAGCCAGGTGCGTTGGGCGGCCGGATTGTTCGGACGGTAATGCAGATCGATCTTCAGCCAGAACGCCGAGCGCGAGTAACCGGCGTTGAGCGTGGCTTTGTCGTGGGGTTTGAAATTGCCCGCCGCCGCTTGAGCACGGACGTCGGCGATGTTCGCCTGACCGCTCGGGTCTTCGAACACTTGCAAGGAGCGACCCAGGGGAAGGCTCTGGGTATTTTCGTCGAACTCGACGGCGCTTGCGAGGAGGGGCAAGCAGAACAGCAACATCAGCAAATAGCGCATTGAAGCCCCAGCGTGGCTCGTCCGGTTGTGTCAGGAAGCCCCCCATTCCCTTTGAGTAGACGTAAAACCGGTATTACCTGTTATTGGTTTGGATCCAGACTAGCATAGCCGTTGATGGCCATTGAGCACCATCGAAATTTTTCCTACAAAGGCTCTAGAACGGGCGTTTCAGAGCAAAGCAGCGGGCTAGAGCTGTTGAGTTGGTCAACTCAATCATTGCGATCCGCTTTTGTGGCGAGGGAGCTTGCTCCCGCTCGGCTGCGCAGCAGTCGTAAAACCTGTAAATGCGCGGTGCCTGAATAAATGCAGGGGGCTGCTTCGCAACCCAGCGGGAGCAAGCTCCCTCGCCACAATGGTGGCTGCAGTGTTGTCCGACAATCTGCTCGCAAACACCGTCAGGACTGAACCCCAAAATCAGGTTTGGTGGTAAGCTCGCGCACCATGAATATCTACAGCTCCCGCCCCGTTGTCCTCTGTCTCTCCGGCCACGACCCCAGTGGTGGCGCCGGCTTGCAGGCAGATATCGAAGCCCTGCTCGCGCAGGGTTGCCATGCGGCTCCGGCCGTCACCGCCCTGACCGTGCAAGACACCGTCAACGTCACTGACTTCCGCGTCCTCGACCGTGAGTGGGTACTGGCCCAGGCCAATGCCGTGCTCAACGACTCCGAAGTCGCTGCGGTCAAACTGGGCATGCTCGGCTCGCTGGAAATGGTCGACACCGTGGTCGAACTGCTCTCTGCGCACCCGCACTTGCCAGTGGTCTGCGACCCGGTGCTGCGTGCCGGCGGCGGCGGACGCCTGGGCAAGGACGAAGTCGGTTATGCGATGCGCGAGCGTCTGCTGCCGCTGTCGATAATTGCCACCCCCAACCTTCCCGAAGCGCGGATTCTCGCCGAACTGCCCGAAGGCACTGCGGACGAGTGCGCGGAAAAGCTCTTGCCGTTCGTCAAACACCTGCTGATCACCGGCGGCCATGGCGACGAAACTGAAATCCACAATCGCCTGTACAGCCGTGACGGCCTGCGTGAAACCTTCTATTGCCAGCGTTTGCCGGGCAGTTATCACGGTTCC
The Pseudomonas fluorescens genome window above contains:
- a CDS encoding hydroxymethylpyrimidine/phosphomethylpyrimidine kinase, whose protein sequence is MNIYSSRPVVLCLSGHDPSGGAGLQADIEALLAQGCHAAPAVTALTVQDTVNVTDFRVLDREWVLAQANAVLNDSEVAAVKLGMLGSLEMVDTVVELLSAHPHLPVVCDPVLRAGGGGRLGKDEVGYAMRERLLPLSIIATPNLPEARILAELPEGTADECAEKLLPFVKHLLITGGHGDETEIHNRLYSRDGLRETFYCQRLPGSYHGSGCTLASALAGRLAQGENLASAVRTALDYTWRTLRDAEQLGKGQFVPRRLPLDFCS